From the Leucoraja erinacea ecotype New England chromosome 33, Leri_hhj_1, whole genome shotgun sequence genome, one window contains:
- the LOC129712805 gene encoding UDP-glucuronosyltransferase 2C1-like, with protein sequence MGGSGWKSRILVLLVLGTIITLYCPINQAANILVVPIAGSHWINMRILIEELKLHGHNITVLYKAGAWHITERPDLYKSIVIQVQGTTAQIDVVGIILNNTLRIAQNGWTFRGILEFQFEMFAFMQSCHKLMNDYITATFENKTLLNQLKEANFDLMLTDPLFADGPMLAYYLKLPLVYNVRLLDSGEAHFLFAPSPPSYVPISSSQLTDKMSFLQRTQNAIQSLIHYSIAELLIFRFYNDLCHRYLGPDTDIKSILLRADVWLMRMDFVFEFPRPTMPNIVYIGGFQCKPARPLAAEFEEFVQSSGKHGLVVMSLGTFVRSLPMEITMKIAEALSQIPQKVIWKYDGETPPNIGNNTLLAKWIPQNDLLGHPNTRVFVSHGGTNGIYEAIYHGVPVIGMPLIFDQFDNVVKLKSRGAAKVINVATMHSTDLLQALNEVINDASYGDTMKRLSALHRDQPESPMERAVFWVEYVARHKGAGHLRSESHRLPWYAYYCVDVMIFLLSVLLLLTVLVVGTLKKLCRIVCSKKQKTE encoded by the coding sequence ATGGGGGGTTCTGGATGGAAGAGCAGAATACTGGTGCTCTTGGTCCTTGGCACTATCATCACTCTGTATTGTCCCATTAACCAGGCAGCGAATATATTAGTCGTCCCCATTGCTGGAAGTCACTGGATCAACATGAGGATTCTAATCGAAGAACTGAAGCTTCACGGACACAACATCACTGTGCTATACAAAGCAGGGGCTTGGCACATCACAGAGAGACCTGACTTGTACAAATCCATTGTCATTCAAGTGCAAGGAACCACTGCGCAGATCGACGTGGTGGGAATAATTCTAAATAACACACTGCGAATTGCACAGAATGGGTGGACCTTCAGAGGCATTTTAGAATTCCAGTTTGAAATGTTTGCTTTTATGCAGAGCTGCCATAAGTTAATGAATGACTACATTACTGCTACATTCGAAAACAAAACTTTGTTAAACCAACTCAAAGAGGCAAATTTTGACTTAATGCTTACAGACCCTCTATTCGCCGATGGTCCCATGCTTGCATATTACTTAAAACTTCCGCTGGTGTATAATGTCCGATTGCTGGATAGCGGGGAAGCACATTTCCTCTTTGCCCCGTCACCACCTTCCTATGTCCCGATCTCCAGCTCGCAACTGACCGACAAAATGTCCTTTCTCCAAAGAACACAAAACGCCATCCAAAGTCTGATTCATTATTCCATTGCAGAACTTCTCATTTTCCGCTTTTACAATGATCTTTGCCATCGGTATCTGGGACCAGACACGGACATCAAGTCGATTCTCCTCAGAGCTGATGTGTGGCTGATGAGGATGGATTTTGTGTTTGAATTCCCAAGACCCACCATGCCAAACATTGTGTACATCGGAGgcttccagtgtaaaccagcacggcctctggcagcagagtttgagGAGTTTGTCCAAAGCTCAGGTAAACATGGACTTGTTGTAATGTCATTGGGGACCTTTGTCCGCTCTTTACCAATGGAGATTACAATGAAAATAGCAGAAGCATTATCTCAAATCCCCCAGAAGGTTATCTGGAAATATGATGGTGAGACCCCTCCCAATATAGGGAATAATACACTGCTGGCAAAATGGATCCCTCAGAACGACCTGCTGGGTCACCCCAACACACGAGTCTTTGTTTCACACGGAGGCACCAATGGGATTTATGAAGCCATCTACCATGGGGTGCCAGTGATCGGCATGCCTCTGATCTTTGACCAGTTTGACAATGTAGTCAAACTCAAATCCCGAGGAGCAGCAAAAGTGATCAATGTTGCAACGATGCACTCCACAGATCTGTTGCAGGCACTCAACGAGGTGATAAACGACGCATCTTATGGGGACACCATGAAGAGACTCTCCGCTCTCCATCGGGACCAGCCAGAGTCGCCAATGGAGAGAGCCGTTTTCTGGGTTGAGTACGTTGCCCGACACAAAGGAGCGGGGCATTTGCGCTCAGAATCTCACCGACTCCCCTGGTACGCTTACTATTGTGTAGATGTGATGATCTTTCTGTTGTCTGTGTTACTCCTGCTCACTGTGTTGGTGGTTGGAACACTGAAGAAACTTTGTCGTATTGTTTGTAGCAAAAAGCAAAAGACTGAGTGA